The DNA window AGCAGGAAAGAGACCTGTAGAGTGCTAGGGAGGCCAAAGCCAGTTTCTTCAGGCCACAGAGGCATGCAGAGACGACCATGCACTGATAGGGCCATCTCCCTCCCCCAGAATGGTGTCCGCACAGCGAGGAAGCCATGCTTGAACCTCTCATCCAGGACATTCTCCACACTCTGCCGGTCCTAACTCAGGCAGCAGCAGCCACACCTGGTGACTTGGCTGAGGCCATGCCAGCCCCCATGCACTGTGGCAGGACCAAGGTGTTCATTACTGATTCCATGGTGAGCTGGTTTGGGGATGAGGAGGTTACAGAGGCCAGCTGTGTGCTCTCCTCAGCAGGATGGGGCAGGGGGAGAAGAGGCTGCCCTCAGTGGATGTCTTTTCTCCCAGCTGGAGCTTCTGGAATGCGGGCGTGCCCAGGTGCTGGAGCAGTGTGCCCGCTGCATCCAGGGTGGCTGGAGGCGACACCGGCACCGAGAGCAGGCGCGGCAGCGGCGAGCCGCCATGCTCATCCAGGCAGgtaggtgggcaggtcacctgtcAGCACTGCACACAGACTCCACAGGATGTTGGTTTCCTTTGAAACATGGCTCGTCGAGTCCCCATCTCCTGAAGCTGTGTCCCAGCCTGAAGAGATGGATGGCACGTCCCTGTGGCGTGCTGGGATTCAGATTCCCTATCCCTCTCACCCATAATGTCTGTCCAGTTCAGTGGAAACCAAGTCACTCCATAAACAAAGGTACTCTGGAAGAAGTGGAAGCTAAATGTCGTCTTTAATTCCTCTTTCTCAGACCCTGACAGCTGTTtaggccaactttttttttcctttatgacaACTCAAACCATTACCTGCTGGGCTCTAGGGCTTAAATGAATTTAAGAAGGTAAAAAGCAAAAGGAGTTCGTCAAATGAAAAGATATATTAACCACCATGCTCATAGTGgtcttattttgaaaaggaaaagtgtTAGAAAGAACCCAAATATGTAACAGTGGTGATGTCATAGCCAAATGAGGGACTGGACTGTCCCTATGATGCAGCTAAGTGTTTTTGAAGACTATTATAAATTTAATGGAGAACCATTTCCAAAATGATATTCATACCTAGATGCCAAACTACATATTTAGGGTGATGCCATCCTTGTAaggtgtgtttctgtgtgtgtaggCATTAAAAAATTGTATAAGGAAGCTGGGCACAATAGTTTGctcttgtaatcacagcactttgggaggctgaggtgagagtatcacttgagcccaggaatttgagaccagcctgggcaacatggggaggcctcatctctacaaaaaaaaaaaaaaaaaaaaaaatggctggacgtggaggctcacacctgtagtcccagcactttggcagtccaaggcaggcagatcatttgaggtcaggagtttgagaccagcctggccaacatggcaaaaccccgtatctactaaaaatgcaaaaattagccaagtgtagtagtacacacctgtaatcctagctactcaggaggctgaggcaggagaatcacctcaccccaggaggcagaggttgcagtgagctgagattgcaccattgcactccagcctgggtgacagagcaagactctgtctcaaaaaaaataaaataacaattaactgtgcctggtggcatgtgccctggtcccagttactccagaggctgaggcaagaggatcgcttgagcctggaagattgaAGCTATGGCCTTACTGAGGCTACAATAAgctgttcgtgccactgcactccagcctgggcaagaccctgtctcaaaaaaaaaaagaaaaaagaaaacaaaaagaatatgctGAAATTGTAGAGAAGGGAATAAAAATTACCACCATCTATTAATTGTATCAGTGTTTGGGTATATGGTGATGTGAGATCAGGGATGCATAAAGCGACCAAATTCAactgaggatttaaaaaaaaaaaaaaaaaaaagccaatttttAAAGGCACAGACAGTCCAGACCCCTCCCATTCCCTGGGTGCTGACCTGGACCAAGCCTGAGACGGGAAGTGACTGCTGGGCCCTCAGCCAGTCCAGGCTCCCCAGTGCCCCTTCACTGTATTGTGTAGGTGTATCCAAGTGTGTGGGCAGTGTAAGGAATGTTTAAAAGCCAATTTTGCCTTATGTACTGACTTCAGAACGTTATCTGTAGCACAAGGTagtcatttattgaaaaaaaaatacatatttgaaagtTTGACAGCAACTGTGGTGCTGCTGCAGCCAGGTCACTGACAGCTCTAATGGCTCCTTTATTATCTCTCCTGTTTCTGGGCAAACCTCTTAGCCATTCGTTCCTGGTTAACTCGGAAACACATCCAGAGGCTACATGCAGCTGCCACAGTCATCAAGCACGCGTGGCAGAAGTGGAGAGTAAGTAAGACCCAAGAAGTCGGGGTGGGCAGTGGATCAGTTTTAGGGACCAGATGGACCCAAGTGGGAATGCTGGCTCTGCCACTGTAATGCAGGTGGCCTTGGGCAGGTTGTTCACATGTGAGCCTCATATTCCTTGTATATGCGGTGGGCACAGTAACACCTACCCTGCAGGGTGGTTATGAAGGTAAAGAGTGGTGTAAACAACTCTGGGAATATACCAAACTCTGGGATGTACAATTTAGAAGACTGGGTTTTATGGCATATCAGTTATATCTCAAtgggctatttttttgttttcaagtagCATACGTAAGGCCTAAGCACAGTTGCCTGGGGTGTATAGACTTGTGCCATATGGAACCAGTTTGGTTCAGGGCAGCCAGCTGTTCACAACCAGGTGCCTTCAGTTCACCTTGTTAACATGATTTGTTAAAGatagttttgatttccattttctgCTAAGAGGGCTAGATAAATCTAAAGCTATAAAGGGATGTTTGCTTTTTAAGATCAGAATGGCCTACCTTGCTGCTAAAGAACTGGATGGTGTGGAAGAAAAACACTTCTCTCAAGCTCCCTGTTCCTTGAGCACCTCGCCACTGCAGACAAGGTTCCTGGAGGCAATAATCCGCCTCTGGCCCCTGGGACTGGTCCTGGCCAATACAGCAATGGGTGTAAGCAGCTTTCAGAGGAAATTAGTGGTCTGGGCCTGCCTCCAGCTCCCCAGGGGCAGCCCCAGTAGCTACTCTGTCCAGACAGCACAACAAGACCAGGCTGGTGTCACATCCATCCGAGCACTGCCTCAGGTATGTTGTATGTGATGGCCATGACAGCTTTGTTCCTGAGAACAGCAGGACCAAAGCCTACAAGTTCACAGTGGGAGTGGGACTGAGGCTGGGACAAGATCCatccctggccgggcgcggtggctcaagcctataatcccagcactttgggaggctgagacgggcggatcacaaggtcaggagatcgagagcatcctggctaacacggtgaaaccccgtctctactaaaaaatacaaaaaacctagctgggcgaggtggcgggcgcctgtagtcccagctactcgggaggctgaggaaggagaatggcgtaaacccgggaggcggagctcgcagtgagcggagatccggcccctgcactccagcctgggcgacagagcaagactccgtctcaaaaaaaaaaaagatccctcCCTAACCCTACTGGGTAAACCAGAGGCCTACACGTCCCAACCAACTGCAGgtttggattatttattttgttgtaacTGGGAATCTTCCAGAGCCCTTTATCTTTCTAAAAAGTGCTTCTAATTATTTCAGCATCACTAAATCTTCTCTTAGTCCCATTTCCAAATGCAGTGCTGCGTTTCTAGCAGGCTCCCAGCTGATGCTGATGCTCCATGAACCACACTGTGAGAACCAAGGCTCTAGATGAGTCAGGAACAGGAGGTGGTTAAAGTTCGGCTTAgggcctggagtggtggctcacacctgtaatctcagcactttgggaagtcgaggcaggtggatcacctgaggtcaggagttcaaggccagcctggccaacatggcgaaaccctgtctctactaaaaatacgaaaattagttgggtgtagtggcaggtgcctgtagtcccagctactcgggaagctgaggcatgagaattgcttgaacctgggaggcagagattgcagtgagccaagattgcgccactgcactccagcctgtcggACAAGAGttcgtgtaaaaaaaaaaaaaaaaaaaagtttgacttAGGGTAGTAATAGGTCAGttacagaaaagaggaaaaattcaTGAGACGTAGCAAAAAAGAAACTACCCAAGACTTGAGAGCAAATAATCTAGTTAGTCCCACATCACAACTTCGGTTGTGATCAATTGGTTACCTCAAATGGCACTGGATTTGGCACCATGTTTTCCTCTAACTGTATTGcttggtttttctccttttctagcTGAGGAAATGACAGGCAGGGTCAGTGGTCCAAGTTCTCTGTGGGTcttttttcatgttaattttttgagatggagtctcactctgttgcccaggatggagtgcagtgggtttaagtgattctcctgcctcagcctcccgaatagctgggactacagggcatgtgccaccacacctggctgtattttttttgtgtgtttttaatagagatagggtttcgccatattggccaggctggtctcgaactcctgacttcaagcggtCCACCTGccttgctctcccaaagtgctgggattgcaggtgtgagccaccgtgcccagctgtttGCATCCAGGGAAAAGTCAGCCAGCACACTCAGGAAGTCAGTGTCACTCAGGGCTTTGTGAGTCACCCCAGTAAGCCAGGCCTCATAGAAATAAAGTGGCCGAGGAAAGGTGAAAATGTGTTGCACTGGGAGGTAGAACTCCAGGGTCTGGGTCCTGGTTCTGCCCCATTCACTGGATGATCTTGGCTAAGACACATTTTCTCGGAGTCTGTCTATAAAATGGGCTAATACTCAACCTACTGCATGGAGTCACAGCAAGGAGTAAGTGAAATGACAAGGCAGAAGGAAACGCCGAATTTCCATTCAGAGGAATTACTATAGGCCTTAATCTGAATGAAATCTCCCATGAAAACACACAGGCCTGCTAAACAGAAGGGTAAATGTTTTGTTCTTCCGGCTTTAAGCAGTCATAGGAATGTGACAGACATTCCTCTTAGGGAGCACCTCCTAGGGTTTCTTCATCTGTCTCACACTGAGTGGATGTAACGCTATTTTAATCCTGCTGTGGCCCCCAATACTAGTACTTGTCCATACCTCCTTGCATTTCTAGCATCTGCTGTGTGGGGTTCTGTTAGGCTTTGGCATTCCCAGGAACTGGGGCTAAAGCTGCAGCTCTCTCTCCCCTCTAGGGATCGATAAAGTTTCACTGCAAAAAGTCTCCACTGCGCTATGCTGACATCTGCCCTGAACCTTCGCCCTACAGTGTTACAGGCTTTAATCAGATTCTGCTGGAAAGACACAGGTTGATCCACATGTGACCTCTTCTGCCTTCACTGGGCTGGGTGATCCTTGGTGCCTTTGTTTCCACAAGGCCTTTTCCTGCCAGCTGCCTTGCCAAAGACATTTAATCAGCACACAGCTGCCAGACTATTCCCACAGTGCTCCAAATGCACATGAACAACAGTAACGGCTCCAGCCTTCAAGCCAGGGCCCCATGCCCAGTGCATCAGTGGGCCTGGGGCTCCAGGCTACATCAAGCATGGATGGTGTCAGGGCTGGTAGTTAGCAAACCAGGGTTAAGAAACATCAGGGCCACGTTTCACTACCTTCACAGATCATGCATTCACATTCCAGCAGCAGTCATGACTGACTGTCACTACAGTGGGGACCCCAGTTCCACATAAGcacttttggaaaaaaagaaccaaagttGGCCTAAAATTGGCGCTGGAATTTGGGCTGGGGAAAATTTTGtggttatttcctttaaaaaggaacaaaactttAGTATTTAATAAGttgatttatttaatgtaatttcaaACAATTATGAATAATGCAATGTACAGTAGAATCACATCCTGATTTTATTTAGTAACACTGACCAAGTTTAACTCCATATGAAGTGTAAAGCTTGATACCATTTATGATGTCTATCAACTGTAccaaaagtaaaacatttaaaaacaaccaTCTGAATGTCAAGTTTTTTCTCCATAAAGGACTTGCCCCCTTAAGGGCCCCATCTCTGCCTGAAACATGAGCCACATCAATGCCGGTAAAGGCCTGTATAACCTAGTCTGCATCCTGGAAACCTCTTCTGCCTGGGGCCCCCCACACTTGCTGGTCTCCTGAGAGAGGGAGCAGGCAGGTTCTGGGAGTCAAGCACACGTTTGAGCAAGCAGCACAATAATCCATCTTAAGAATCCTCATTCTGGGATGGCTCCACAATTCCCAAACAGCAGTCTGCAAACTCCACAAACAAGGGCTCTTGCATGTAGGCTCTCATGAGCTTTGCTTTGTCTTCCCCCTGATCGAGGTTGACCATCAACTGCCTGAGGTGTGGATTGAGCAATAAGCTTCTTAATGTTGCAGATTCCCctaaaaattaacaagaaaaaaagccaatctgAGTTCAAGTGGGAAAACTTGGAGATGGCTGAAAAGTGAAGAAATATTTCAAGTGTAATAAAActatcagccaggcgtggtggctcctgtctgtaataccagcaattagggaggtcaaagtgggcaagatcgcttgagctcagaagttcaagaccagcctgggcaacatggcgagatacCACCTCTATAAAATGAAAGGTGAGATCAGCATATCAAACTATTTCCACATTAAATGCAGTAACAGATACTAGTTCTTGGTATCTTTGTAAATATTGTAACTTCGTGCCACTTCagctaagaaaaaaatgctttatcaGCACAATCAAAAAGCTAATAATAGCATTAAGCTGCTGGCATGATTTCCTTCTAGCCATACAAGTTGCCAATGGTGAAGACAGCTATACGAAATACTCTGATGTCTAGGCATGTGATTCGGCGTGCAGCAGGACCAGTAGCAGGGAACCAACAATAATACCTGCATGGTACTTTACAGTCTATAAAATTGTTCACACCTATTACTAGCTCAGCTCCAAACTGAGTCTAATCATAACCATGAGACTAAGTGCAAAGCATAACCTTTTAACATGATTCTGTGACATGGGAAGAATGAAATTAACACACCATACACATGTAACAATGTTTTAAGGACTGAATAAGCAGTGCTACAAAAATGGCAACACCTGTTTCCCCTTAAATCAAATCATGTGATAACCCGTTTGAGTTAAAGGCTGGACGGTGAACTGAGCACTGGGGATCTGGGAATACAGGTCCCTGCTGTACAAATCGGTATGTGAGAGATAAATTACCATAAAATGTAACAGTGATTTATTACTAGTAAGTCCAAGTTGCTATGGGAAACCAAAAAAGTGCCTAATTCTGAAAGAGACACAAAAGGTCAAGAAAAGCTTAGCTGAGCAAAGCAAACTTGAAACAAGCCTTGAAGGAGGAGCAAAATTTTGCCAACCTGCAAGACCAGCaggattccaggcagaaggaatggTGTGGGCAGGCTGGGAGGTGTGACACCCTTATGTTTACATAATTATGTTGCTAGATAGTAAGGGCCCTGCATGCCACACTTATTCAAGgatttaataacttttaaaaaaatcacaatcctTATAACACAGTAAATGTATCTCAACCACTGACAAACAAGCACAGCACAGACTTACCTAAATTCTTTAAATTCTGCAAAGAAACTCTGTCTTCTTCCTCATCACTATTGAGAAAATCAGCTATAGAGTCGTCATCATCTAAGGAATACAAAACAGTCAATGGCTCACGACTAAAAAGGAGGCGTGGGCACCAGATTTTAACAACTACTTCAACAGGATAaaaatgtatgcacacacatataatagTGATAGGGGTATTCAAGCAGGTACAGACAAAAATCCTCTTCTCCGGAGTTTGTGACTATACTAACACTCCTTTTTTAGAAGAGGGAGGCTAAGTGAAAGAATTGGTGATTTTAACAAATGCACCCTAGTGTTCACATCCTTACTTGTATATGTGGTCCTGTGGTCTTTAGGCTTAGACCCTGGCTGTCTAATAACTTATTACCCATCCCCACCTCTACATGGCTCCAACCCTGTGATGGGCCAATTAACTGGATACTCTGTAAAAAACAGTCAAGCAGAATCTCCTGTGCTTTCAGCATGGGCAGAAACTGCTGGCATTGCCTGAACCCAACCTGGAAATTTCTCAAAGGGCAAAAATGGGCCATGCCTTTGGAGTGAATGTTCAATACCTCTTTGGTGGCACCAGAGGGGCTGCTTTCAGAGCCTGGCATGGTGCATGACACCCAGGAGGT is part of the Chlorocebus sabaeus isolate Y175 chromosome 16, mChlSab1.0.hap1, whole genome shotgun sequence genome and encodes:
- the ZNHIT3 gene encoding zinc finger HIT domain-containing protein 3 — translated: MASLRCSTVVCVICLEKPKYRCPACRVPYCSVACFRKHKEQCNPEARPVEKKIRSALPTKTIKPVENKDDDDSIADFLNSDEEEDRVSLQNLKNLGESATLRSLLLNPHLRQLMVNLDQGEDKAKLMRAYMQEPLFVEFADCCLGIVEPSQNEDS